The Actinomycetota bacterium genome has a window encoding:
- the gdhA gene encoding NADP-specific glutamate dehydrogenase, which produces MSAPVDLLMESVIANNPGETEFHQAVHEVARSVEPVIAAHPQYREAKILERMIEPERVIIFRVPWADDGGEIHVNRGFRVEMSSAIGPYKGGLRFHPTVYLGLLKFLAFEQVFKNALTTLPMGGGKGGADFDPKGKSDSEVMRFCQSFMTELYRHIGPNTDVPAGDIGVGSREIGYLFGQYKRIRNEFSGVLTGKGMEWGGSLIRPEATGYGSVYFAHEMLTSRHDALEGKVCLVSGAGNVAQFTVEKLIAMGAKPVTLSDSGGFIFDPAGINIDKLQWVMDLKNVRRGRIEEYAEHFEGATFTAADPTADHNPLWSVPADCAFPSATQNEIRAKDAADLLSNGVSVVCEGANMPTVPDAVRQFVEAGILFGPGKAANAGGVAVSGLEMSQDALRLSWAREEVDHRLKQIMKAIHQQCRETAEEYGTPGNYVNGANIAGFVKVADAMLDQGLV; this is translated from the coding sequence GCGGTCGGTCGAGCCCGTGATCGCGGCTCATCCCCAGTACCGGGAAGCCAAGATCCTGGAACGAATGATAGAGCCCGAGCGAGTGATCATCTTCCGAGTTCCCTGGGCGGACGACGGCGGCGAGATTCACGTCAATCGCGGCTTCCGGGTTGAGATGAGCAGCGCGATCGGTCCCTACAAGGGCGGGCTCCGGTTCCATCCGACCGTCTACCTAGGCCTATTGAAGTTCCTTGCGTTCGAACAGGTCTTTAAGAACGCGCTCACGACCTTGCCGATGGGGGGAGGCAAAGGAGGCGCCGACTTTGACCCGAAGGGCAAGAGCGATTCGGAAGTCATGCGCTTCTGCCAGTCGTTCATGACGGAGCTGTATCGCCACATTGGACCCAACACCGATGTGCCTGCCGGCGACATCGGTGTTGGGTCGCGCGAGATCGGATACTTGTTTGGTCAGTACAAGCGGATTCGCAATGAGTTCAGCGGCGTGCTCACCGGCAAGGGGATGGAGTGGGGCGGCTCGTTGATCCGCCCGGAAGCCACCGGGTACGGCTCGGTGTACTTCGCGCACGAGATGCTCACCTCCCGCCACGATGCGCTGGAGGGAAAGGTGTGCCTCGTGTCGGGCGCGGGCAACGTCGCTCAGTTCACCGTCGAGAAGCTGATTGCCATGGGCGCTAAACCTGTAACCCTGTCGGATTCCGGCGGGTTCATCTTCGACCCTGCGGGGATCAACATCGACAAACTGCAGTGGGTGATGGATCTCAAGAACGTGCGGCGCGGGCGGATCGAGGAATACGCGGAGCACTTCGAGGGCGCGACGTTCACGGCCGCCGACCCCACGGCGGATCACAACCCCCTGTGGAGCGTTCCCGCCGACTGCGCGTTCCCGAGCGCAACGCAGAACGAGATACGCGCCAAGGACGCCGCCGATCTGCTGAGCAATGGCGTAAGTGTTGTGTGCGAAGGCGCCAACATGCCGACGGTTCCGGACGCAGTTCGCCAATTCGTGGAGGCCGGAATCTTGTTTGGTCCCGGCAAAGCAGCAAACGCCGGCGGCGTTGCGGTGTCCGGACTCGAGATGTCTCAAGATGCGCTGCGGCTTTCGTGGGCACGCGAAGAAGTCGACCACCGGTTGAAGCAGATCATGAAGGCGATTCACCAGCAGTGCCGTGAAACCGCCGAGGAGTACGGCACGCCCGGCAACTACGTCAACGGCGCCAACATTGCGGGCTTCGTCAAGGTTGCCGACGCGATGCTCGACCAAGGTCTCGTTTGA
- a CDS encoding CocE/NonD family hydrolase C-terminal non-catalytic domain-containing protein — translation MRHRHLLGLLAAASLVGSLLVSPAAHAVACAANSATPFAGIPGASLSPSDFLSKDGVRYTMWRGTVPSFDGLPLSVDVTLPCDASGPLPLVSMNHGWTDDKTIWEETGRSDTVSSEFRRGSNAHWNNIWFASRGYAVLTYTMRGWHDSCGPQSPGAIPYVAPSVECQSYKYWIHTGDQRWEVRDTQWLTGALVASGVADATKLAITGGSFGGGNTIQNAFLRDRIRCGADAQITGVDACAGKADGEFAPWTTPDGTEPLRWTVAVPLYTWFDFIETVAPNGRNSDGESVPDGDHADPVGVPIQSYVTAVWAAAHPLGNGYAPAPGVDPTADTTTATARMLAGNPFPAEDPVLANAIEQYGTYKSARGIPVDGLIPIFWVQGETDPLLTAFHALQAANTLRDYDPAYPIKLFFGDFGHDYAAERIDEWDAAHEAMNAFLDYYLKGVGPAPSFDVTAAITRCLNHDAPMELVTAPTWSGLHPTVATWTSTEAQTTTTAGPSRVGILTDPVTQAAITQNPQSYRGCRKIDSSIADPNAATYVFPVTDDVTMLGAPVVDVDFTTTAPDTTLAARLWDVDPVSGQQALVTRGVYRSLDGPSAGLKARFQLAPNGYRWLAGHSIKLEVTSNDQPYYQPNNIPGVVAISSTTLTLPTR, via the coding sequence ATGCGCCATCGTCATTTGCTCGGACTGCTCGCTGCGGCGAGCCTCGTCGGATCTCTCTTGGTGAGCCCGGCCGCGCACGCCGTTGCGTGCGCGGCCAACTCCGCAACGCCCTTCGCCGGGATTCCGGGAGCCTCACTCTCCCCGAGTGACTTCCTGAGCAAGGACGGTGTCCGCTACACGATGTGGCGCGGGACGGTGCCGAGCTTCGACGGACTCCCACTGTCGGTAGACGTTACGCTCCCGTGCGATGCGTCCGGTCCCTTGCCCTTGGTTTCGATGAATCACGGCTGGACCGACGACAAGACGATCTGGGAAGAGACCGGGCGCTCCGACACCGTGAGTTCGGAGTTCAGACGAGGCTCAAACGCGCACTGGAACAACATCTGGTTCGCCTCGCGCGGGTACGCGGTGCTCACCTACACGATGCGCGGCTGGCACGACTCGTGCGGTCCGCAGTCGCCGGGTGCAATCCCCTACGTCGCGCCCTCGGTGGAGTGCCAGTCATACAAGTACTGGATCCACACCGGAGATCAGCGGTGGGAAGTCCGCGACACCCAATGGCTCACCGGCGCGCTGGTTGCTTCGGGCGTTGCGGACGCGACGAAACTCGCCATCACGGGCGGTTCATTCGGTGGCGGCAACACCATCCAGAACGCATTCCTGCGGGACCGGATCCGTTGCGGCGCCGATGCGCAGATTACCGGCGTCGATGCTTGCGCCGGGAAGGCAGACGGCGAGTTCGCACCGTGGACGACACCCGACGGCACCGAGCCGCTGCGGTGGACGGTCGCGGTCCCGCTCTACACGTGGTTCGACTTCATCGAGACCGTCGCGCCCAACGGAAGGAACTCCGACGGTGAATCCGTCCCCGACGGTGACCACGCCGACCCCGTGGGCGTGCCTATTCAGTCTTACGTCACCGCCGTGTGGGCGGCGGCCCACCCACTCGGCAACGGCTACGCTCCTGCGCCCGGGGTCGACCCGACCGCCGACACGACGACCGCGACCGCGCGCATGCTCGCGGGGAACCCGTTCCCCGCCGAAGATCCGGTACTGGCGAACGCGATCGAGCAGTACGGGACCTACAAGTCGGCGCGCGGGATCCCGGTCGACGGCTTGATCCCGATCTTCTGGGTACAGGGTGAGACCGATCCGCTGTTAACGGCGTTCCACGCCTTGCAGGCGGCGAACACGCTGCGCGACTACGACCCCGCCTATCCGATCAAGCTCTTCTTCGGCGACTTCGGTCACGACTACGCGGCCGAGCGCATCGACGAATGGGATGCGGCGCACGAAGCCATGAATGCGTTCCTGGACTACTACCTGAAAGGAGTGGGTCCGGCACCCTCGTTCGATGTCACCGCCGCGATCACGCGCTGCTTGAACCACGACGCGCCTATGGAACTCGTAACAGCGCCGACATGGAGCGGGCTCCACCCGACGGTCGCGACATGGACCTCGACCGAGGCGCAGACCACGACCACGGCAGGACCGAGTCGCGTCGGCATCCTGACCGATCCGGTCACTCAAGCCGCAATCACGCAAAACCCGCAGTCCTACCGAGGGTGTCGCAAGATCGACTCGAGCATCGCGGATCCAAACGCCGCGACATACGTGTTCCCGGTGACGGACGATGTCACGATGCTTGGGGCACCCGTCGTCGACGTCGACTTCACGACCACCGCGCCGGACACAACGCTCGCCGCAAGACTGTGGGATGTCGATCCGGTAAGCGGGCAGCAAGCGCTGGTGACTCGGGGGGTCTATCGCTCGCTCGACGGGCCGAGCGCTGGATTGAAAGCCAGGTTCCAGCTGGCGCCAAACGGATACCGGTGGCTCGCGGGACACTCGATCAAACTCGAAGTGACCTCGAACGACCAGCCCTACTACCAACCGAACAACATCCCCGGCGTCGTTGCGATCTCCTCGACAACCCTGACCCTGCCGACCCGCTGA
- a CDS encoding ABC transporter substrate-binding protein, with product MNSERPDPTFKRLLAVACALTLLFGTLVVNYYKDLGEESANSGSFATQYGEAAPGTDSADPSAASARGPGLLELAATRGASQAATPGSKRRTDSSAGVSRGTIKVGGIFTETGPFDARPADYSARAYFQMINAQGGVHGRKIEFISYDDGYDPTQGLNAARRLAEQDKVFAIVGWLAPNSEPAASAYFAEAGLPVIGGLGVPQEFGPPGFFPTNANFAKAGAGLARFPCEAGVKHPAVAVVNLPYSDQMLEGIKRGMERCEGAAPVAYEKIDATETNYNAKVLNWRTMGADSILAGLDPMSYVRLFQALAQQNWYPQVFSTGFADTERNDYVADVLEKTKAINLETQLMPSLHMNLPGPRRYVEALHRYYPGTSVMAVAEVSWTAAQMFVEGLRRAGPNPTREKFVAALETLREFKADVAPPMTYAPNTHDAVRCVEVQRWNDGGWEDVYPSWECWDYDSKGYALRRPSKPFG from the coding sequence GTGAACTCGGAGCGACCGGACCCGACCTTCAAGCGCTTGCTTGCGGTGGCCTGCGCGCTCACACTCTTGTTCGGCACACTCGTCGTGAACTACTACAAAGACCTCGGCGAGGAATCCGCGAACTCGGGTTCGTTCGCCACCCAGTACGGCGAAGCCGCGCCGGGTACCGATTCCGCCGACCCGTCGGCCGCATCCGCCCGCGGTCCCGGCCTGCTTGAGCTCGCGGCAACGCGCGGCGCGTCCCAAGCCGCCACGCCCGGCTCGAAGCGCCGGACGGACTCCAGCGCCGGCGTATCCCGGGGAACCATCAAGGTTGGAGGGATATTCACCGAGACCGGGCCTTTCGACGCGCGACCTGCCGACTACTCGGCGCGCGCGTACTTCCAGATGATCAACGCCCAGGGCGGCGTACACGGCCGCAAGATCGAGTTCATCTCCTACGACGACGGCTACGACCCGACCCAGGGCCTCAACGCCGCACGGCGTCTGGCCGAGCAAGACAAGGTCTTCGCGATCGTCGGGTGGTTGGCTCCGAACTCCGAGCCGGCGGCGAGCGCCTACTTCGCCGAGGCCGGCCTGCCGGTAATCGGAGGGCTCGGTGTCCCTCAGGAATTCGGCCCTCCAGGCTTCTTCCCCACGAACGCGAACTTCGCCAAGGCCGGTGCGGGGCTCGCCCGATTCCCATGTGAAGCCGGCGTGAAACATCCGGCCGTGGCGGTCGTGAACCTTCCCTACTCGGACCAAATGCTCGAGGGCATCAAAAGAGGAATGGAGCGTTGCGAGGGCGCCGCTCCCGTCGCCTACGAAAAGATCGATGCAACCGAGACCAACTACAACGCCAAGGTCCTCAACTGGCGAACGATGGGAGCCGATTCGATCCTCGCCGGACTCGATCCGATGAGCTACGTGCGGCTGTTTCAGGCGCTCGCTCAACAGAACTGGTATCCGCAGGTCTTCAGCACCGGCTTCGCCGACACGGAGCGCAACGACTACGTCGCGGACGTACTTGAGAAGACGAAGGCGATCAACCTCGAAACGCAATTGATGCCGTCTCTGCACATGAACCTGCCCGGACCGCGACGCTACGTCGAGGCCCTTCATCGCTACTACCCGGGAACGTCGGTCATGGCAGTCGCCGAGGTCTCGTGGACCGCGGCACAGATGTTCGTCGAAGGTCTGCGTCGCGCCGGACCCAACCCCACGCGTGAGAAGTTCGTCGCCGCTCTGGAGACACTTCGCGAGTTCAAGGCCGATGTTGCCCCGCCAATGACGTATGCGCCAAACACCCATGATGCCGTGCGCTGCGTCGAGGTGCAGAGGTGGAATGACGGCGGCTGGGAAGACGTCTACCCCTCATGGGAGTGCTGGGACTACGACTCCAAAGGCTACGCTTTGCGCCGCCCCTCGAAGCCCTTCGGCTGA
- a CDS encoding SDR family oxidoreductase, producing MADLRDKVAIVTGGASGIGEALSKELGKRGAIVYVTDIDEGRAKDVASSIVASGGTAESFALDVSSEEQVAGLIGDIASKHGRLDYMFNNAGMAVGGELRDLDMSQFRRVLDVNLWGVINGTYAAYKIMERQGHGHIVNVASMVGLVPVPMETAYVTSKHAVVGLSNSLRVEGAALGVRVSVVCPDFIKTRFYTSSRHVNVDEDKLIAQIPSFFFTSPERCARVILRGVNRNRGIITIGIYVRLLWRLYRTSPRMVMRGQLLYARKLRKLRLEDA from the coding sequence ATGGCCGACCTACGAGACAAGGTCGCGATCGTAACGGGCGGTGCGTCGGGAATCGGCGAAGCGCTTTCGAAGGAACTCGGGAAGCGCGGCGCGATCGTATACGTGACCGACATAGACGAAGGCCGCGCAAAAGACGTTGCGTCCTCGATCGTCGCGTCCGGCGGCACTGCCGAGTCCTTCGCGCTGGACGTGTCGAGCGAAGAGCAGGTCGCCGGCCTCATCGGGGACATCGCATCCAAACACGGCCGCCTCGACTACATGTTCAACAACGCCGGAATGGCCGTCGGCGGCGAACTTCGCGACCTAGACATGAGCCAGTTCCGACGCGTGCTGGACGTGAATCTCTGGGGGGTCATCAACGGAACTTACGCGGCGTACAAGATCATGGAACGGCAGGGCCACGGGCACATCGTCAACGTCGCATCCATGGTCGGCCTGGTGCCCGTGCCGATGGAGACTGCCTACGTCACCTCCAAACACGCGGTGGTCGGCCTGTCCAACTCGCTTCGCGTCGAAGGCGCGGCGCTCGGGGTGCGCGTGAGCGTTGTCTGCCCGGACTTCATCAAGACGCGGTTCTACACGAGTTCCAGACACGTCAACGTGGATGAAGACAAGCTCATCGCCCAGATCCCGAGTTTCTTCTTCACAAGTCCGGAGCGGTGCGCGCGCGTCATCCTTCGGGGAGTGAACCGGAACCGCGGGATCATCACCATCGGCATCTACGTTCGGCTGCTGTGGCGGCTGTACCGGACGTCGCCTCGCATGGTGATGCGCGGCCAACTCCTCTACGCCCGCAAACTGCGCAAGCTTCGACTCGAGGACGCGTGA
- a CDS encoding glycoside hydrolase family 3 C-terminal domain-containing protein produces the protein MRQNSPVAARVGIRRRTSGIAVALLLAVAGLAIPAGAESPSPLAERCRDFAEADELCAALDGSAQQMIEMCLEYGAPSGFCDLFRQTEDTMTAAREGCRAFGGWADLCALAGDGEGEGATYAGCGEHPWCDPGLEPDARAGMVLAQMTLDEKLQLMGGDDYDRQLIRYRNYAPSINHGIPRLGIPKMSFSDGPVGFRHWSMFDTTDVTALPAGIALAAGWSPELARAYGAVIGTEVASYGGDVVLGPTVNIMRNPGGGRTFEGYGEDPHLTSRTAVGWIQGAQGAGVIADIKHYAANNQETDRFVTNAVIAERTLREIYLPAFEAAVTDAGVGSVMLAYNRVNGQKVTENTHLVREILKGDWGFEGIALTDYGAAQWSTAAAANAGTDLELPLAAFFRPEALRAAITSGQVSEAVINEALRRYLRTMFAFGVFDRPERAYDTGFDVAGHRAVARRAAEEAIVLMKNDQSLLPLDAAGLTKIVVIGAQADSYKSGGGSSEVKPANPVTPFAGIRDRAGPNVEVVFDRGTAPEVAARAAVGADVAIVVATDTETEFVDKPCLSLECPPADGLQDDLIAAVADANPNTIVVLETGGPVLMPWIAKVPAVLEAWYPGQEGGSAIASVLFGDVNPSGRLPVTFPMREGDRAASSLSQYPGIALNAEYSEGVFVGYRWFDEQGVEPLFPFGHGLSYSQFGYSNLEITADPQTPGQATVVLDVTNEGARAGSEVVQLYVGMPETVPQPPRQLKAFRKIHLTPDETQQARFDLDARAFSYWNEANGDWTVAPGCYRIGIGTSSRNIRLEQDIHWGTGPCAQTDPGGTVALP, from the coding sequence ATGAGACAGAATTCACCTGTTGCCGCACGCGTCGGAATCCGCCGCCGCACATCCGGAATCGCCGTTGCGCTTCTGCTCGCCGTCGCCGGCTTGGCCATCCCGGCCGGTGCCGAGTCGCCAAGCCCGCTAGCCGAGCGCTGTCGCGACTTCGCCGAAGCCGACGAACTCTGCGCTGCCCTGGACGGAAGCGCGCAGCAGATGATCGAGATGTGCCTCGAATACGGCGCGCCGTCGGGATTCTGTGACTTGTTCCGCCAGACCGAAGACACGATGACGGCCGCACGCGAAGGCTGCCGGGCCTTCGGCGGGTGGGCGGACTTGTGCGCGCTCGCGGGCGACGGAGAAGGCGAGGGGGCGACCTACGCGGGGTGCGGCGAGCATCCGTGGTGCGATCCAGGCCTCGAGCCCGACGCGCGCGCCGGGATGGTCCTGGCCCAGATGACGTTGGACGAGAAGCTGCAACTGATGGGAGGAGACGACTACGACCGCCAGCTCATCCGTTACCGAAACTACGCGCCCTCGATCAACCACGGTATCCCGCGTCTTGGTATTCCGAAGATGTCGTTCAGCGACGGACCCGTCGGGTTCCGTCATTGGTCGATGTTCGACACGACGGACGTCACTGCGCTGCCCGCAGGCATCGCGCTCGCCGCGGGATGGAGCCCTGAACTGGCGCGCGCCTACGGAGCGGTCATCGGAACGGAAGTCGCAAGCTACGGCGGCGACGTCGTGCTGGGGCCGACGGTCAACATCATGCGTAACCCCGGAGGCGGCCGGACGTTCGAGGGGTACGGCGAAGATCCGCACCTAACGTCGCGCACCGCCGTCGGCTGGATTCAAGGCGCACAAGGGGCCGGTGTCATCGCCGACATCAAGCACTACGCGGCCAACAACCAAGAAACCGACCGCTTCGTAACCAACGCCGTCATCGCGGAACGCACCCTGCGGGAGATCTACCTGCCGGCATTCGAAGCCGCGGTGACCGACGCGGGCGTCGGCAGCGTGATGCTGGCGTACAACCGAGTCAACGGGCAGAAGGTGACCGAAAACACGCACCTGGTTCGCGAAATCCTGAAAGGTGACTGGGGATTCGAAGGTATCGCGCTCACCGACTACGGCGCCGCGCAATGGAGCACCGCAGCCGCCGCGAATGCCGGCACCGATCTGGAGTTACCGCTGGCCGCGTTCTTCCGGCCCGAGGCGCTGCGCGCGGCAATCACCTCCGGGCAGGTGAGTGAAGCCGTGATCAACGAGGCCCTTCGCCGGTATCTGCGCACGATGTTCGCCTTCGGGGTGTTCGATCGTCCCGAGCGCGCTTACGACACGGGGTTCGACGTGGCCGGACACCGGGCGGTTGCGCGGCGCGCGGCCGAAGAAGCCATCGTGTTGATGAAGAACGACCAGAGCCTGCTGCCGCTCGATGCCGCCGGGCTCACCAAGATCGTCGTGATCGGAGCGCAGGCCGACTCCTACAAGTCCGGGGGCGGCAGTTCCGAGGTCAAGCCCGCGAACCCGGTGACACCCTTTGCCGGAATCCGCGACCGCGCCGGCCCGAACGTCGAAGTCGTCTTTGACCGAGGCACCGCGCCCGAGGTCGCCGCGCGCGCGGCAGTCGGTGCCGACGTCGCCATCGTCGTCGCCACCGACACCGAAACGGAGTTCGTGGACAAGCCGTGCCTTTCGCTGGAGTGCCCGCCTGCCGACGGTCTCCAAGACGATCTGATCGCGGCGGTCGCCGATGCGAACCCGAACACCATCGTCGTGCTCGAGACCGGCGGCCCTGTGCTGATGCCGTGGATCGCGAAGGTGCCGGCCGTCCTGGAAGCCTGGTACCCCGGCCAAGAAGGCGGTAGCGCCATCGCCTCCGTCCTGTTCGGCGACGTGAATCCGTCCGGGCGCCTGCCGGTTACCTTCCCCATGCGCGAAGGCGACCGCGCCGCGTCCAGCCTCTCCCAATACCCCGGGATCGCACTCAACGCCGAGTACTCCGAGGGCGTCTTTGTGGGTTACCGCTGGTTCGACGAACAGGGAGTCGAGCCGCTCTTCCCCTTCGGCCACGGACTGTCCTATTCGCAATTCGGCTACTCGAATCTTGAAATCACCGCCGACCCGCAGACACCAGGCCAGGCAACCGTCGTCCTGGACGTGACCAACGAAGGCGCGCGCGCCGGCAGCGAAGTCGTGCAGCTATACGTAGGCATGCCCGAGACCGTGCCGCAGCCACCGCGGCAACTGAAGGCCTTCCGCAAGATCCACCTGACGCCAGACGAAACACAGCAGGCGCGATTCGACCTGGATGCGCGCGCGTTCTCGTACTGGAACGAAGCGAACGGAGATTGGACGGTCGCACCGGGCTGCTACCGGATCGGGATCGGCACGTCTTCCCGCAACATCCGACTCGAGCAAGACATCCACTGGGGCACGGGCCCCTGCGCGCAAACCGACCCCGGCGGAACGGTAGCCCTCCCATAA
- a CDS encoding class I SAM-dependent methyltransferase gives MDRKAHWEHIYETKTDHEVSWFEPDPRRSLELILVAIVAGGRSVIDIGGGTSLLVDHLLEAGIGRVAVLDVSEAALRRTRERLGDLAGAVTWLCGDVTDLPSVGNYDVWHDRAVFHFLTSESDRRQYATLAEATVPAGGHIVMATFGPNGPTQCSGLEVVRYDAEGITRALGPAFTLLQSAVKIHDTPGGGTQEFLYSLLRRNA, from the coding sequence GTGGACCGCAAAGCGCACTGGGAGCACATCTACGAAACCAAGACCGATCACGAGGTCAGTTGGTTTGAACCCGACCCCCGGCGATCCCTTGAGCTGATCTTGGTCGCGATCGTCGCCGGCGGCCGGTCGGTCATCGACATCGGCGGCGGCACCTCCTTGCTCGTCGATCATCTGCTGGAGGCCGGAATCGGGCGCGTCGCGGTTTTGGACGTGTCTGAAGCGGCCCTTCGACGCACCAGAGAGCGCCTCGGCGATCTCGCGGGCGCCGTCACCTGGCTTTGCGGCGACGTCACCGATCTCCCAAGTGTCGGCAACTACGATGTGTGGCACGACCGTGCCGTCTTTCACTTCCTGACTTCCGAGAGCGACCGACGGCAGTACGCCACGTTGGCGGAGGCGACGGTGCCGGCCGGCGGCCACATCGTGATGGCGACTTTCGGCCCGAACGGACCTACGCAGTGCAGCGGGTTGGAGGTCGTGAGATACGACGCGGAGGGCATCACGCGCGCGCTCGGCCCCGCGTTCACGCTGCTGCAGTCCGCAGTCAAGATCCACGACACACCGGGCGGCGGAACGCAGGAATTCCTCTACTCGCTGCTGCGCCGCAACGCCTAG
- a CDS encoding 4Fe-4S dicluster domain-containing protein, which translates to MGHNHNGNGVYGRLQQRLDRMPTGAPDSPVFQAILRHLFSPEEAELAAQMPSLISLSALASRVGRDEAELDAMITSMAARGLVLDLTRGRTRFVSLAPVVIGFYEFTFMRARDDAPMDELAKLFDEYLFQDPDFALARSIFQGSTQVGRALVREETVPDEGTSEVLDWERATRIVSSASSVAVSLCPCRHHEQLLGRGCDAPLRTCMSFGQGAEALIRAGIAEWVTNAEGLGILEECKQAGLAQIADNVREGISYICNCCGCCCGMMSAIRDAKIPGAIVSSNWTAAIDHEKCRGCKKCARACPADAITIVDNQGKGLRKYWAVLDADVCIGCGVCHEVCRYEGHAMLPRARRVFTPANTFDRMVAMAVERGKLGDLLVDTVAGAGPQAMARALQIIERMPPARAVRAIAPLRSVYLRAFLAASHAALPKGNGVRSVANGSTSKTPAGATQEGQS; encoded by the coding sequence ATGGGCCACAATCACAACGGCAACGGCGTGTACGGGCGCTTGCAGCAGCGACTGGATCGGATGCCGACGGGCGCACCCGACTCCCCCGTCTTTCAGGCGATCTTGCGTCACTTGTTCTCTCCTGAGGAAGCCGAACTTGCGGCTCAAATGCCGTCGCTGATTTCGCTTTCCGCGCTGGCTTCGCGCGTCGGGCGCGACGAGGCCGAACTCGACGCGATGATCACCAGCATGGCCGCGCGCGGCCTGGTCCTGGATCTCACGCGCGGCCGAACGCGCTTTGTGTCGCTCGCACCCGTCGTCATCGGGTTCTACGAGTTCACCTTCATGCGCGCGCGCGACGACGCGCCGATGGACGAGCTGGCCAAACTGTTCGACGAGTACCTCTTCCAGGACCCCGACTTCGCGCTCGCGCGTTCCATCTTCCAAGGCAGCACGCAGGTCGGGCGCGCGCTGGTGCGCGAGGAAACCGTGCCCGACGAAGGCACATCGGAAGTGCTCGACTGGGAGCGAGCAACCCGGATCGTGTCGTCGGCATCGAGCGTCGCGGTATCGCTGTGCCCGTGCCGGCACCACGAGCAGCTTCTCGGGCGCGGGTGCGACGCCCCGCTGCGAACATGCATGAGTTTCGGCCAGGGCGCCGAGGCGTTGATCCGTGCCGGCATCGCCGAGTGGGTGACCAATGCGGAAGGCCTGGGAATCCTGGAGGAGTGCAAGCAGGCCGGGCTCGCCCAAATCGCCGACAACGTTCGCGAGGGCATCTCGTACATCTGCAACTGCTGCGGATGTTGCTGCGGCATGATGAGCGCGATTCGCGACGCCAAGATCCCCGGCGCGATCGTTTCGTCCAACTGGACCGCCGCGATCGACCACGAGAAGTGCCGCGGCTGCAAGAAGTGTGCGCGCGCCTGCCCCGCCGATGCGATCACGATTGTGGACAACCAGGGCAAGGGTTTGCGCAAGTACTGGGCGGTCCTGGATGCCGACGTGTGCATCGGATGCGGCGTGTGCCACGAAGTCTGCCGTTACGAAGGGCACGCGATGCTCCCGCGCGCGCGCCGGGTATTCACCCCCGCGAATACGTTCGACCGCATGGTCGCCATGGCGGTCGAGCGCGGCAAGCTCGGCGACCTTCTGGTGGACACAGTCGCGGGTGCGGGCCCGCAAGCGATGGCGCGCGCGCTACAGATCATCGAACGCATGCCGCCGGCGCGCGCCGTGCGCGCGATCGCCCCGCTCCGGTCGGTCTACCTTCGCGCGTTCCTGGCGGCGAGCCACGCCGCGTTGCCCAAAGGCAACGGAGTAAGAAGCGTCGCCAACGGCTCAACCTCGAAAACACCGGCCGGGGCGACGCAAGAGGGACAGTCGTAG